ACCAGTCTGGTGCATATAGTGCCAATAGAAAGGAAGTAGCCTTTAGGTAGTTTAACTCTTTGGTCACCACAGAGGGCTGCTGCACATTGCAATCCAATAAGATTTAGCCCTCTCCGGCAATTAAGGGGTTTACAATTATTGCTTCAGTAGACTATTTCAAACATTTCATACTTCATGAAAACCAAGTACAACATAGAAAACTTAATATCCAAATGTTACCCAATCAGCAAatattgcttttgttttgtttcaggGGAGAGGATCTTCTTTGGGAATTGGACATCCAAAACTCTTACAAAAACTGTCAAACACaaatgtgtgtattatttacatgattcaTTTAAGTGCAATCTTTTGTCATGATAAATTTGGATCAACGTCTATACAAATAAAAAGAGTACCCTATATGTTCTTGTTGTACCAGTCTGTGCCAACCAGTTGACATTCCCATTTTGGCATTTAAAATGTTCTATCTGGGTAAACCATTGCAATATACTATCTTCTGCATCAAGACTGGAAAGCATGTACAACCAGATTTTACTTCCTGTTACCTTACTACAAGGCAGGACACACATAGTTTGGAAGGTCCAATGCAGTCATCATGGCAGAAGGCTCCACAGCCTTTGCACATGATCATGGCTTTCAATCGACAGTAGCATTTGGAGCTCTCCCTGCCACTGCCCTCTGTAAAGGCCTGAACAGAAATAGGCTGATCAAGGCCACCTGAGTTAGCACTCTGGCTGGATGGGATGGTTGTCACAGTCAAAGAAAAAGACACAACATTGTCTGTGTTGGGAGAAGCAAGATTTCCACTTGCTGGGACAGTAGATCCATGTAACCCTTCAGGTGAAGTGGAAATATTGATTGTGCCCCCATAGTTAGGCCCGATAGGACCAGTATGATTGCTGTATGTCCGAGCGGCCTGCAGAAGGTCAGCAGGTGACTGTGATCTTACAGTTGAATGCATTCTGTACAAATCAGAGGCATTCTGTTTCAACCTTACTCCTAATACGTTTGCCATTTTGGCTTGTGCAACTTGAATAAAATCCCTAGCTAAATTGGCTTCATCATAAATGTTGCCTCTTTTTTGAACAGACTCCTTTGGATCAAAAGAAGAGGCCGCAGACTCTGCAGTTCTTGCTGGGGCCTCACAAAAAGCATCTAATCCTAAACCTAAGGAATTTCTTCCTTGCAAGTTAAACAAGGGCTTGCTCTTTACTTTGACAGATTCAGGTTCATCAGCATTGTCTTCAGATTCAGTGTCCTGCTCTTCTTCGGTCTCTGTAACGGATTCTGTTTCATCATCCAAGAATTCTTCAGTAGCAATGTGCTCAGGATCATTTAAGCAAACCCCACCCTCTGGAGTGACAGCATGAGATCGTTTAAAGCTTTCTGGAACTCGACCATATGTAGAGATGTTAAGCAAGTAGTGGCCAGGCATGGCAGGCTTAGAGGTCCGTCTTCCAACAAAACCAAGCATGAACCTATGACTTGTTGAGATGTTTTCTCTCTGCAAAATAGAACGGCTAGAACTTAGCTCTGATATATTAGATGCTTTCATTGAATTCTCTTGTTGCACCTTTTTGATCAGAGATTGAAGGATTTGTTCCTGATTTGCGATGGGTGATGTCTCTTGGCACTCTACTTGGTTGCTGCTAATGTTCTTTAAATCTCTTCCTGAGAAAAGCTGCCATATTCTTTGTCCAGATGGCAGCTGCCGGTTTTGGTTGAAGAACCTTTCTAGCTGCTGTGTAGCAGTATTTGCTGTTCTTTCAGCACCCCCCCTCCCCCCTGATATGACAACCCGTGTACTAATGGTGGATGGTTTCTCCTTTTCAGCTGAAGGGAGCATCACTGTCTGTATTTCCCCTTTGGTTAGTGGCTTAGGTACAATTTGGTCCAATGAAACATTCTTTCCTTGGAGCAGCTGAGTAACCAGAGTGTTATTTGTTGGAATGCTGGAGCTGGCTTTTGCTGAGACAACATTGATACAAGATGTATTTTGAGATTTCACATTGGCACCTGCCTGCGTATCAGTACCTTGTGCTTTGCTTGCAGATGCTACAGTGGCAGTGTTTGACTTTAAAGATGCTGCATCTGTTTGCAGTGACACTGGGGGCACTCCAAGAGTCATCTGAGCTGCTAAGGAAGGTTCATTTTTCAGTTTTATGGCAGTAGAGTGCACTCTGGATTCATTAGCAATGCCACCTTGAAATGCCTTTATgccttgtgttgcagaaaagtctATACTTGGTGGAAATAAAGTTCTTTCAACCTCTGAAGAACAGGAAAACTCCTTGTGGACCCCTGAATCACTGGATGCTGTGATGAGTTTGCTTGTTAATGGGGTTGGCAGATTCAGCTTTTTAATGCATGTTGGGCTCACAATAAGCCTCTCAGACAGAGAGGAGGAACTGCTTGGGGGTGTAGATGTTGTGGACACTATAGCAGTTGTTGGAATTGGATGATGTAGGCTGGAGTTTTGCAGTAGTTGTGTTCTTCCTGTACTGAGTGTGGATGTCTGACTTGTGTCTTTGGCCTCCTCTTGCTTTTGGTGGACAAATTGCAATACAGTTCCCCTTTCACTTCTCCCGCTTCCAGTATTTCCCATGTCCAGTACTCTATCTTTATGTCTGTCTGCTGGCTCCATCTGCCCTCCACCAGGACCtgctcctcctcctggtccaggtCCTGGGACCGATCTTCCAGTGGTTGCAGCTGTTGCAGCTGCAGCTCTCTGTGCTCTGGCCAGTTGGGCTTTAGCCTTGATATCCGCCAGTGTTCTGGCTCCTGTTCTCCCTGGACTGGTAACTGCGGCTGGAAAGCGGGGCCCGTGAGAGACCCAGGAGGAGAAAAATGGCTTTGGGGACATGCAAGCCGCTGTGACCTAAAATACAGAGAAAACATAATAGAATTATTACACATCTAATgcaaatgacaaatattaatatcTGGCCTGGAATGATGAGCTCTCACGGTGTAAATATAATGCACACATGGGTGTATTTATGAGTTTCTCTACAACGCCCATGCCTAGGGTGCAGTTGTTCTCCCACTATGGAGGATGTGAGTCTATAAGTAAATAGATTTCCTTGGTGTCTAGTTTGGACATGATTCCTGAAAGTGACCCCTGAAAAACAGTGCACAAGGGGAACCATAATCTACAACATCTCAGAAATCAGGAATCACAAGGGCACCAGAGGGACAGTCATTGATGTGGTGAGTCCAACTAGAGGTAACAAGTTTTGTCCCTTCTCTGTCTGCGTTACTAACCATAAAGGGTTATTAAATGCAGTGAGAGGATTGCCAGCTATATAGGGTTAAATATTGCTGCCAATATTGTGGTTAATGcgctcatgcacatttcagttttaaatagaagcatgtttacaatatacttccatctggaaaaatgcttctagtaaaggttattactgtttcaatggcatacgcacatatgctgtgtgtgactagtggAGCAGTATTCAAACACTAGGCCTGCTCAAAGAGCTGGTGGTGAGGTGTATTGCgtcagtgaagacttaatttgcGTCATATACAACTCACAGATGACTCCCTGAGAAGGCGTAGTTT
This genomic stretch from Bombina bombina isolate aBomBom1 chromosome 4, aBomBom1.pri, whole genome shotgun sequence harbors:
- the ASXL2 gene encoding LOW QUALITY PROTEIN: putative Polycomb group protein ASXL2 (The sequence of the model RefSeq protein was modified relative to this genomic sequence to represent the inferred CDS: deleted 3 bases in 3 codons) translates to MRDSARRKRRRRRKKKKGRTWAEAAKTVLEKYHNTPMSHKEILQVIQREGLKEISGTSPLACLNAMLHTNSRGDEGIFYKVPGRMGVYTLKKDVGDGMKDLSDCSEDSNETQSDSQTSDHSSCSRSSSSDTSTCSSSGDSGKDQGRSRWKRKVASRLPQPSSPQSGCPSPSIPAGKVISPSQKHSKKALKQALKQQQQKKNQERRVGMPVPPNQHILLKTVKTASNIAPVKPAWEAKRTGQSNNHQISPSTISAAMKANDSLQALGKKALQRSDRLQARHLKRTKCAEIDVETPESILVNTNLRALINKHTFSLLPGDCQQHLLLLLPEVDRPAGPDGIMKLNSSALNNEFFTSAAQGWKERLSEGEFTPEMQLRIRQEIEKEKKVESWKEQFYESYYGENSGLTLDDYNELANESNDSDSKLPNTLSEEQSESKPCIKVLPVKAEDESAPGSDKNVENTKPVKNEEINETQTQPASSQPSGVLQLPETDIASPKSSEPSAEGNIADNVIEKMEITNVSSSSPETKTSGLDETSSLPLQYPKSPNIAETPSSLSTKQDTHRNSSEAESPEKVQISLSNVAVKRKLDVSEAILSSPEKSPRMMEQLLNQQPFRVFCRHQTETGSDTQEQKLPRPKVTAACMSPKPFFSSWVSHGPRFPAAVTSPGRTGARTLADIKAKAQLARAQRAAAATAATTGRSVPGPGPGGGAGPGGGQMEPADRHKDRVLDMGNTGSGRSERGTVLQFVHQKQEEAKDTSQTSTLSTGRTQLLQNSSLHHPIPTTAIVSTTSTPPSSSSSLSERLIVSPTCIKKLNLPTPLTSKLITASSDSGVHKEFSCSSEVERTLFPPSIDFSATQGIKAFQGGIANESRVHSTAIKLKNEPSLAAQMTLGVPPVSLQTDAASLKSNTATVASASKAQGTDTQAGANVKSQNTSCINVVSAKASSSIPTNNTLVTQLLQGKNVSLDQIVPKPLTKGEIQTVMLPSAEKEKPSTISTRVVISGGRGGAERTANTATQQLERFFNQNRQLPSGQRIWQLFSGRDLKNISSNQVECQETSPIANQEQILQSLIKKVQQENSMKASNISELSSSRSILQRENISTSHRFMLGFVGRRTSKPAMPGHYLLNISTYGRVPESFKRSHAVTPEGGVCLNDPEHIATEEFLDDETESVTETEEEQDTESEDNADEPESVKVKSKPLFNLQGRNSLGLGLDAFCEAPARTAESAASSFDPKESVQKRGNIYDEANLARDFIQVAQAKMANVLGVRLKQNASDLYRMHSTVRSQSPADLLQAARTYSNHTGPIGPNYGGTINISTSPEGLHGSTVPASGNLASPNTDNVVSFSLTVTTIPSSQSANSGGLDQPISVQAFTEGSGRESSKCYCRLKAMIMCKGCGAFCHDDCIGPSKLCVSCLVVR